In Colletotrichum destructivum chromosome 8, complete sequence, the following proteins share a genomic window:
- a CDS encoding Putative alpha/Beta hydrolase — translation MLPEPTLSFTLPSLHDDTVLDCRVYHCRALNPAASNPSPWKRHAAVIAHPYAPLGGSYDDPIVDIIAATLLRQGFLVGTFNFRGAAGSAGRTSWTAKPERSDYMSFVGFLVYYMHFLDPYRPAATPSPTTTRTTSTADAQTKSSSSEHPLLLLSGYSYGAMITTQIPPMSQILAQFKLPAAGSAAADIRLRAQHLAEQQNVMLASARAASSISPRKKYFGMRVGGDEDTQRKSHEARRSISETRRSFSIDAEDKIRRGVSELLAKTKRHHHKGVAVTQEKLETIPSNHEVSVVVEEVADLTRVRPAYLLISPLQGVITHLATMSFLPAAPGRGLFSRAGKPRDQGAPAFTTDHRQMSESKLVENETLALFGDRDIFVPVAKLRAWVGRLEGVEGSHFHGEEIPSAGHFWTEGTVVQVLRDKVCDFAARLLQGDSEDVVTSES, via the exons ATGCTTCCCGAACCGACGTTGAGCTTCACGCTCCCCAGCCTCCACGATGACACCGTTCTGGACTGTCGTGTGTACCACTGTCGCGCATTGAACCCCGCCGCATCAAACCCTTCACCATGGAAGCgacacgccgccgtcatcgcccatCCGTATGCGCCTTTGGGCGGATCCTATGATGATCCCATTGTTGACATCATTGCCGCCACCCTCTTGCGGCAGGGCTTTCTCGTGGGCACCTTCAACTTCAG AGGCGCCGCAGGCTCAGCCGGTCGTACTTCCTGGACTGCAAAGCCAGAGCGCAGCGACTACATGTCTTTCGTCGGCTTCCTAGTATACTACATGCATTTTCTCGATCCATACCGCCCCGCTGccacgccatcgccaacgacaacccGTACAACTTCAACTGCCGATGCACAAACCAAGTCCTCCTCATCAGAGCATCCGTTGCTCCTTCTCAGCGGCTATTCGTACGGGGCCATGATAACAACCCAGATCCCGCCCATGTCGCAGATCCTCGCACAATTCAAGCTACCCGCTGCTGGTTCTGCGGCTGCCGACATTCGTCTACGTGCGCAGCATCTGGCTGAGCAACAGAATGTGATGTTGGCGAGCGCCCGAGCTGCGAGCTCAATTTCGCCACGAAAGAAATACTTCGGCATGAGGGTTGGAGGCGACGAAGATACGCAACGTAAGAGTCACGAAGCTCGGCGGTCGATTTCGGAAACCCGGAGATCTTTTTCAATAGATGCCGAAGACAAGATACGGCGAGGCGTCAGCGAGTTACTTGCAAAAACAAAACGGCATCATCACAAAGGTGTCGCTGTGACCCAGGAAAAGCTGGAGACCATACCATCGAACCATGAGGTCTCGGTTGTGGTGGAAGAAGTGGCCGACTTAACTCGAGTGCGGCCGGCATACCTACTTATATCTCCCCTGCAAGGGGTCATCACGCACCTGGCGACAATGTCATTCCTTCCAGCAGCGCCTGGGCGAGGACTGTTCTCGCGAGCGGGTAAGCCTCGGGATCAGGGCGCGCCGGCCTTCACGACTGATCACAGGCAAATGAGCGAGAGCAAATTGGTCGAGAACGAGACTCTGGCGTTATTCGGTGACCGCGACATCTTTGTCCCGGTTGCCAAACTGCGGGCTTGGGTGGGACGACTCGAGGGGGTTGAGGGATCACACTTTCACGGCGAGGAGATACCTTCGGCAGGACACTTTTGGACAGAAGGCACAGTGGTTCAAGTGCTTCGAGACAAAGTTTGTGACTTTGCAGCAAGGCTGCTGCAGGGGGATAGCGAAGATGTGGTCACAAGCGAATCATGA
- a CDS encoding Putative patatin-like phospholipase domain, Acyl transferase/acyl hydrolase/lysophospholipase, whose amino-acid sequence MNDVLLNSVHPLPAIRVKPSSSVPAGSLKLGRSSSTKKHQPQQPQPPLNAALDSISRVIKGANSLVLSLRDGLSDLERENRRKKEERRLVLSVRMKNAQTRKQWQDAAEELDILEENDLWKLDPYTGDYNAPLIEARLKELDDARINCDTRAMMHLVRTALCRDLGGMGNVDLYRHSYVGTKNLIERYVDSAMQTIDALVEKSQFALPDGMGQRDILESVLYARQSFGRSALLLSGGATLGMSHIGVLKALFEVKLLPRIISGASAGSIVSAVICTRTDEEIPRLVKEFPYGDLAVFDAEENPDGVFDHMRRLLTEGSWSDIKHLTRVMRGLVGDLTFQEAYNRTRRVLNICVSTESIYELPRLLNYITAPNVMIWSAVAASCSVPLVFSAAPLLVKNPDTGEHMPWNPTPQRWIDGSVDNDLPMTRLAEMFNVNHFIVSQVNPHVVPFLARDDQLDPDETSPRRSSLSPSKQDLDWIYTLTTLAKEEALHRLHFLAEIGVFPNLVTKLRSILSQKYSGDINILPEVNVHDIPKILSNPSPEFMLRACLMGERATWPKLSRIRDRCAIELALDRAVHRLRARVVFSDSQVDLRRLTTGIVLPPPWPKSSAAAKQISSCSPALTLDTEVVKNRQRRSSGSSVQLMAHHRRLMENVLTDEETEEEERLEMRARHGHGSASLVVVRKPRLKRAAKSHYNVSLARGPMTSPINPAQLEAVEFDFGKPVTPPLHRSRDSEGSLSHDRRPSHLDMTPAKEIEVTAPGSRGEATSHTDEMETSDLHSSDGDVESHTEDTMSDPDPYERNWLHDGTNELETTPKNDKELLEVSSHELLPVGESLSGLWD is encoded by the exons ATGAACGACGTCCTTCTAAACTCCGTCCACCCTCTCCCCGCCATTCGCGTTAAGCCTTCGTCCAGCGTGCCTGCGGGCTCGCTCAAGCTCGGccgctcctcgtccaccaaGAAGCATCAACCACAACAGCCACAACCACCTCTCAATGCCGCTCTCGACTCTATATCCCGTGTCATCAAAGGCGCCAATAGTCTCGTCCTGTCACTGCGCGATGGATTGTCCGATTTGGAACGGGAGAAtaggagaaagaaggaggaaCGGAGGCTGGTCCTCTCCGTTCGCATGAAGAAT GCCCAGACCAGGAAACAGTGGCAGGATGCCGCCGAAGAACTCGACATCCTCGAAGAGAACGACCTGTGGAAACTGGACCCCTACACTGGAGACTACAACGCCCCCCTGATCGAGGCCCGGTTGAAAGAGCTAGACGATGCGCGCATAAACTGCGATACTCGTGCCATGATGCACCTCGTACGGACCGCCCTCTGTCGAGATCTCGGCGGCATGGGAAACGTCGACTTGTACAGGCACTCCTACGTTGGAACCAAGAACCTTATCGAAAGATACGTCGACTCGGCCATGCAAACCATCGACGCCCTGGTCGAAAAGAGCCAGTTTGCGCTTCCCGATGGTATGGGGCAGAGGGACATTCTCGAGAGCGTCTTGTACGCTCGACAGAGCTTTGGCAGAAGCGCCCTGTTGCTGAGCGGAGGCGCAACGTTGGGTATGTCCCATATTGGCGTCCTTAAGGCGCTTTTCGAGGTCAAGCTGCTGCCGCGCATCATATCAGGTGCCTCAGCAGGCTCCATCGTATCGGCCGTCATTTGCACGAGGACAGACGAGGAGATCCCCCGTCTCGTAAAGGAGTTCCCCTACGGTGACCTTGCCGTCTTCGATGCCGAAGAAAACCCGGACGGCGTGTTCGATCACATGCGGAGACTGCTCACAGAGGGAAGCTGGTCCGACATAAAACACCTGACCCGCGTCATGCGTGGCCTGGTAGGAGACCTCACTTTCCAGGAGGCATACAACCGAACACGGCGGGTGCTCAACATCTGCGTATCGACAGAGTCCATATATGAGCTGCCACGCCTACTCAACTATATCACGGCGCCTAACGTCATGATCTGGTCTGCCGTGGCTGCATCATGCTCTGTTCCGTTGGTCTTCAGCGCTGCCCCCTTGCTGGTCAAGAACCCCGACACCGGCGAGCATATGCCCTGGAACCCGACACCGCAGCGATGGATCGATGGTTCCGTTGACAATGACCTGCCCATGACGAGGCTTGCAGAGATGTTCAACGTCAACCACTTCATCGTCTCTCAGGTGAACCCTCACGTTGTTCCGTTCCTGGCCCGCGATGACCAGCTGGATCCTGACGAGACGTCGCCACGTCGATCGAGTCTGTCGCCCAGTAAGCAGGATCTCGATTGGATTTATACCCTCACAACTCTTGCGAAAGAGGAGGCTCTACACAGGCTGCACTTCCTGGCTGAGATTGGCGTCTTCCCCAATCTCGTCACGAAGCTTAGGAGTATCCTCAGCCAGAAGTACTCGGGTGACATCAACATCCTTCCCGAAGTCAATGTGCACGACATTCCGAAGATCCTAAGCAACCCCAGCCCCGAATTTATGCTGCGGGCCTGTCTGATGGGCGAGCGAGCAACGTGGCCGAAGCTCAGCCGGATTCGCGACCGTTGTGCTATCGAACTCGCACTGGACCGTGCCGTGCATCGCCTGCGTGCCCGCGTCGTCTTTTCCGATAGCCAGGTTGACTTGCGGAGGCTGACTACGGGCATCGTCCTTCCACCGCCCTGGCCCAAATCATCTGCGGCCGCCAAGCAAATATCTTCCTGTTCTCCGGCCCTGACCCTGGATACCGAAGTCGTCAAGAACAGACAGCGCAGGTCTTCAGGTAGCAGTGTGCAACTCATGGCACACCACCGACGCCTGATGGAAAATGTACTCACAGACGAAGAaacagaagaggaagagcgCTTGGAGATGCGCGCGAGACATGGTCATGGGAGCGCCTcgcttgtcgtcgtccgcaaGCCCCGTCTCAAGAGAGCGGCAAAGAGCCACTATAACGTTTCCCTGGCTAGAGGACCGATGACCAGCCCGATAAACCCGGcgcagctcgaggccgtcgaatTTGACTTTGGGAAGCCCGTGACACCGCCATTGCACCGTTCACGCGACTCGGAAGGTTCGCTGTCTCATGATAGAAGACCCAGCCACTTGGACATGACACCAGCGAAAGAAATAGAGGTCACGGCGCCAGGGTCGAGGGGCGAAGCGACGTCGCATACGGACGAAATGGAGACGTCGGATTTGCATTCTTCCGATGGGGATGTGGAATCGCATACTGAGGACACCATGTCTGACCCTGACCCCTATGAGCGGAATTGGCTTCACGACGGGACGAATGAGCTGGAGACGACCCCCAAgaacgacaaggagttgctcGAGGTGAGCAGCCATGAGCTTTTGCCCGTGGGCGAATCGTTGAGCGGACTTTGGGATTGA